One genomic segment of Mesoterricola silvestris includes these proteins:
- the uvrB gene encoding excinuclease ABC subunit UvrB, whose product MAAAIPFKLHAPYEPSGDQPEAIEQLVRGIQAGDRWSTLLGVTGSGKTYTMASTIARLQRPALIFAPNKTLAAQLFSEFKQFFPENAVEYFVSYYDYYQPEAYVPERDLFIDKDAKINDELEKLRLSATRNLLERRDTIVVASVSCIYGLGDPSSYLNLSVTLRRGGTRDRAMLLRDLVAIQYARNQMAFEPGVFRVRGDVVEVYPAYEDTAYRIELFGDEIERLSRIDPLRGAVLETLDELTIWPKSHYVTPEDKLREAIREIKGELEEREAFFRSEGRIVELQRLHQRTIYDIEMMKEMGYCSGIENYSRFLDGRSPGEPPHTLLDYFPEDFVLFMDESHVATGQLHGMFLGDQSRKRTLVDYGFRLPAALDNRPLRFEEFEARVRQLVFVSATPGDYELTQSGGVVVEQVVRPTGLVDPVVEVRPVGTQVDDLLEEIRQVVARDERVLVTVLTKKLAEQLTSYYQELGIKAEYLHSEIDTLERVELLKNLRRGVFDVLIGINLLREGLDLPEVSLVAILDADKEGYLRSARSLIQTIGRAARNVRGKAILYGDRRTDSMEKAISETERRRQKQLDHNALHGLTPETTKRLLDDVMGEALAREFINVPREDKAAEEPLLYLTDKEFEREVGKLEAKMKAHAGKMEFEEAAKLRDRILKARRERLVS is encoded by the coding sequence ATGGCCGCCGCGATCCCCTTCAAGCTCCATGCGCCCTATGAGCCCTCCGGCGACCAGCCCGAGGCCATCGAACAGCTGGTGCGGGGCATCCAGGCCGGGGACCGCTGGTCCACCCTCCTGGGGGTGACGGGCAGCGGCAAGACCTACACCATGGCCTCCACCATCGCCCGGCTCCAGCGCCCGGCGCTCATCTTCGCGCCCAACAAGACCCTGGCGGCCCAGCTCTTCTCGGAGTTCAAGCAGTTCTTCCCCGAGAACGCCGTGGAGTACTTCGTCAGCTACTACGACTACTACCAGCCCGAGGCCTACGTGCCCGAGCGGGACCTGTTCATCGACAAGGACGCCAAGATCAACGACGAGCTGGAGAAGCTGCGCCTCTCGGCCACCCGCAACCTGCTGGAGCGGCGGGACACCATCGTCGTGGCCTCGGTGTCCTGCATCTACGGCCTGGGCGACCCGAGCAGCTACCTGAACCTCTCGGTGACGCTGCGGCGGGGGGGGACCCGGGACCGGGCCATGCTCCTGCGGGACCTGGTGGCCATCCAGTACGCCCGGAACCAGATGGCCTTCGAGCCTGGGGTCTTCCGGGTGCGGGGCGACGTGGTGGAGGTGTACCCCGCGTACGAGGACACCGCGTACCGCATCGAGCTCTTCGGGGACGAGATCGAGCGGCTCAGCCGCATCGACCCCCTGCGGGGCGCGGTGCTGGAGACCCTGGACGAGCTCACCATCTGGCCCAAGAGCCACTACGTCACCCCCGAGGACAAGCTGCGGGAGGCCATCCGCGAGATCAAGGGGGAGCTGGAGGAGCGGGAGGCCTTCTTCCGCTCCGAGGGCCGCATCGTGGAGCTGCAGCGCCTGCACCAGCGCACCATCTACGACATCGAAATGATGAAGGAGATGGGCTACTGCTCGGGCATCGAGAACTACTCCCGGTTCCTGGACGGGCGGAGCCCCGGCGAGCCGCCCCACACCCTCCTGGACTACTTCCCCGAGGACTTCGTGCTGTTCATGGACGAGAGCCACGTGGCCACCGGGCAGCTCCACGGCATGTTCCTGGGGGACCAGTCCCGCAAGCGCACCCTGGTGGACTACGGCTTCCGCCTCCCCGCGGCCCTGGACAACCGGCCCCTGCGCTTCGAGGAGTTCGAGGCCCGGGTCAGGCAGCTGGTCTTCGTGAGCGCCACCCCCGGCGACTACGAGCTGACCCAGTCGGGGGGCGTGGTGGTGGAGCAGGTGGTGCGGCCCACCGGGCTGGTGGATCCCGTGGTGGAGGTGCGCCCCGTGGGCACCCAGGTGGACGACCTCCTGGAGGAGATCCGGCAGGTGGTGGCCCGGGACGAGCGGGTGCTGGTCACCGTGCTCACCAAGAAGCTGGCCGAGCAGCTCACCTCGTACTACCAGGAGCTGGGCATCAAGGCCGAGTACCTCCACAGCGAGATCGACACCCTGGAGCGGGTGGAGCTCCTGAAGAACCTCCGGCGGGGGGTCTTCGACGTGCTCATCGGCATCAACCTCCTGCGGGAGGGCCTGGACCTGCCCGAGGTGAGCCTCGTGGCCATCCTGGACGCGGACAAGGAGGGCTACCTGCGCAGCGCGCGGAGCCTCATCCAGACCATCGGCCGCGCCGCCCGCAACGTCCGGGGCAAGGCCATCCTCTACGGCGACCGCCGCACGGATTCCATGGAGAAGGCCATCTCCGAGACGGAGCGCCGCCGCCAGAAGCAGCTGGACCACAACGCCCTCCACGGCCTCACCCCCGAGACCACCAAGCGCCTCCTGGACGACGTGATGGGCGAGGCCCTGGCCCGGGAGTTCATCAACGTCCCCAGGGAGGACAAGGCCGCGGAGGAGCCGCTGCTCTACCTCACCGACAAGGAGTTCGAGCGGGAGGTGGGCAAGCTGGAAGCCAAGATGAAGGCCCATGCGGGCAAGATGGAATTCGAGGAGGCCGCCAAGCTGCGGGACCGGATCCTCAAGGCGCGGCGGGAGCGGCTTGTGAGTTAG
- the fabF gene encoding beta-ketoacyl-ACP synthase II: MQRRRVVITGMGTVNPCGNTVAETWENLLAGRSGIGLITKFDVADYACKIAGQVKDFNPDLSIDRKEQKKMDLFIQYAMAASQEAMRDSGLGELSKAERELFGVSIGSGIGGLSTIWEEANGYRGPRRTSPFFIPSLIINLASGFVSIKYGLQGPNAAMATACATGTHAIGDAARQIMFGYADRMIAGGSDSVINPLGVGGFGAMRALSTRNEAPQEASRPFDKGRDGFVMAEGAGIVVMEEYELAKARGAKIYAEVCGYGMSGDAHHITSPSEDGDGPRRVMAAAIKDAGITPEQVGYANAHGTSTPAGDRIECSALRGVFGAHAAKLKVSSTKSMTGHLLGAAGGLETIVSALVASTGRIPPTINVVDQDPDCDLDVTANAAGTFDGEYVLNNNFGFGGTNGCLVLRKI, encoded by the coding sequence ATTCAGCGCAGGCGCGTCGTCATCACGGGAATGGGGACCGTCAACCCCTGCGGCAACACCGTCGCCGAGACCTGGGAGAACCTCCTGGCCGGCCGGAGCGGCATCGGGCTGATCACGAAGTTCGACGTCGCCGACTACGCATGCAAGATCGCGGGCCAGGTGAAGGACTTCAATCCCGATCTCTCCATCGACCGGAAGGAACAGAAGAAGATGGATCTGTTCATCCAGTACGCCATGGCCGCCTCCCAGGAGGCCATGCGGGACTCGGGCCTGGGCGAGCTGTCCAAGGCCGAGCGGGAACTGTTCGGCGTCTCCATCGGCTCGGGCATCGGCGGCCTTTCCACCATCTGGGAGGAGGCCAACGGCTACCGCGGGCCCCGGCGCACCAGCCCCTTCTTCATCCCGAGCCTCATCATCAACCTGGCCTCGGGCTTCGTGAGCATCAAGTACGGACTCCAGGGCCCCAACGCGGCCATGGCCACCGCCTGCGCCACGGGCACCCACGCCATCGGCGACGCGGCCCGCCAGATCATGTTCGGCTACGCCGACCGCATGATCGCCGGCGGCAGCGATTCGGTCATCAATCCCCTGGGCGTGGGCGGCTTCGGCGCCATGCGCGCCCTTTCCACCCGCAACGAGGCCCCCCAGGAAGCCAGCCGTCCCTTCGACAAGGGCCGGGACGGCTTCGTCATGGCCGAGGGCGCCGGCATCGTGGTCATGGAGGAGTACGAGCTGGCCAAGGCCCGCGGCGCGAAGATCTACGCCGAGGTCTGCGGGTACGGCATGAGCGGGGACGCCCACCACATCACCAGCCCCAGCGAGGACGGCGACGGTCCCCGGCGCGTCATGGCCGCGGCCATCAAGGACGCCGGCATCACCCCGGAGCAGGTGGGCTACGCCAACGCCCACGGCACCTCCACCCCGGCCGGCGACCGCATCGAGTGCTCCGCCCTCCGGGGCGTCTTCGGGGCCCACGCCGCCAAGCTCAAAGTGAGCTCCACCAAGTCCATGACCGGCCACCTGCTGGGCGCGGCGGGCGGGCTGGAGACCATCGTTTCCGCCCTGGTGGCCAGCACCGGCCGGATCCCGCCCACCATCAACGTGGTGGACCAGGACCCCGACTGCGACCTGGACGTGACGGCCAACGCCGCCGGCACCTTCGACGGCGAGTACGTCCTGAACAACAATTTCGGCTTCGGCGGCACCAACGGCTGCCTGGTCCTGCGGAAAATTTAG
- the acpP gene encoding acyl carrier protein: MAEIRKKVIAIIAEQLAKPEDSISENSHFVDDLGADSLDTVEIIMAIEEAFGIEIPESEQEKIRTVGDAISYIEKNAKA; this comes from the coding sequence ATGGCTGAAATCCGCAAAAAGGTCATTGCGATCATCGCCGAGCAGCTTGCCAAGCCCGAGGATTCCATTTCCGAGAACAGTCACTTCGTTGACGACCTCGGCGCCGACAGCCTGGATACGGTTGAGATCATCATGGCCATCGAAGAAGCCTTCGGGATCGAGATTCCCGAAAGCGAGCAGGAGAAGATCCGTACGGTTGGCGATGCCATTTCGTACATCGAAAAGAATGCCAAGGCCTGA
- a CDS encoding tyrosine recombinase: MPRPVQNPAPERGWPLGWSTSLREFEVFLAVERGLSRHTVSGYLSDLQHLAFWATGAGLPPSDLDRDRVTAFLVTQQGTGKAARSIARLSSALRQFLGFMRMEGEGAAGPESVVRPPRPPRILPRTLTETQVEALLGAPDLHTALGVRDRAWIELLYASGLRVSELAGLSALTVFLDEGFLKVMGKGRKERLIPFGQSAEHWVRQWLALRPSLKPQDDTLFVGRRGEALTRQQFWRLLKAYAVRADIRPEAVSPHVLRHAFATHLLDHGADLRAVQSMLGHADISTTQIYTHVHQARLRALYDRMHPRS; this comes from the coding sequence ATGCCTCGACCCGTGCAGAATCCCGCGCCCGAAAGGGGCTGGCCCCTGGGGTGGAGCACGTCCCTGCGGGAGTTCGAAGTGTTCCTCGCGGTGGAGCGCGGGCTGTCCCGGCACACGGTTTCGGGGTACCTCTCCGATCTCCAGCACCTGGCCTTCTGGGCCACCGGAGCGGGGCTCCCGCCCTCGGACCTGGACCGGGACCGGGTCACCGCCTTCCTGGTGACCCAGCAGGGAACGGGCAAGGCGGCGCGGAGCATCGCCCGCCTCTCCTCGGCCCTGCGGCAGTTCCTGGGGTTCATGCGCATGGAGGGCGAAGGGGCCGCCGGTCCCGAGTCGGTGGTGCGCCCGCCACGCCCCCCGCGGATCCTCCCCCGGACCCTCACGGAGACCCAGGTGGAGGCCCTCCTGGGCGCGCCGGACCTCCACACGGCCCTGGGGGTGCGGGACCGGGCGTGGATCGAACTGCTGTACGCGTCGGGCCTCCGGGTTTCCGAGCTGGCCGGCCTCTCCGCCCTCACGGTGTTCCTGGACGAGGGCTTCCTCAAGGTGATGGGCAAGGGCCGCAAGGAGCGGCTGATCCCCTTCGGCCAAAGCGCCGAGCACTGGGTGCGCCAATGGCTGGCGCTGCGCCCCTCCCTGAAGCCCCAGGACGACACGCTGTTCGTGGGCCGGAGGGGCGAGGCCCTCACCCGCCAGCAGTTCTGGCGCCTGCTGAAGGCCTACGCGGTGCGGGCGGACATCCGCCCGGAGGCCGTGAGCCCCCACGTGCTGCGCCACGCCTTCGCCACCCACCTCCTGGACCACGGCGCCGACCTGCGGGCCGTGCAGTCCATGCTGGGCCACGCGGACATCTCCACCACCCAGATCTACACCCACGTGCACCAGGCCCGGCTGAGGGCCCTCTACGACCGCATGCACCCCCGCTCTTGA
- a CDS encoding arginine repressor codes for MIETGKRAIDQVILRLLAEHAVPDQATLLELLASDGFALTQGTLSRRLARLSIRKRGGRYQRVPSATQPAPPYACVPSSPHLLVLQTHHGLGHALALRVDRTLKGVAGTVAGEDALFVAIHMDSSLEEVRKEVEQVLGPPRARI; via the coding sequence GTGATCGAAACCGGAAAACGAGCCATTGATCAAGTTATCCTCCGGCTCCTGGCGGAGCACGCGGTGCCCGACCAGGCGACCCTTCTGGAGCTGCTGGCCAGCGACGGGTTCGCCCTCACCCAGGGAACCCTGTCCCGGCGCCTGGCCCGCCTTTCCATCCGCAAGCGCGGCGGCCGCTACCAGCGGGTCCCCAGCGCCACCCAGCCCGCCCCGCCCTACGCCTGCGTTCCCTCCTCCCCCCATCTCCTGGTGCTCCAGACCCACCACGGCCTCGGCCACGCCCTGGCCCTGCGGGTGGACCGGACCCTGAAGGGGGTGGCGGGCACCGTGGCGGGCGAGGATGCCCTGTTCGTGGCCATCCACATGGATTCCTCCCTGGAGGAGGTGCGCAAGGAGGTGGAGCAGGTGCTCGGCCCACCCCGGGCGCGCATTTGA
- a CDS encoding helix-turn-helix transcriptional regulator — protein sequence MAPRKSTKVAAAPEAGTPEAAPEPKTVKPRTRKVAAPAEPAAPKAARKSKAAAAPAPEPAAVEPEPAVPPAPAPAADPLTAPARAVLQAIQDGVAVELLFIDAEANPPRTFEPRQLIFDALARQWFVWGWDRRYNAERHHRLDLIAQVGPVEGMGRAAQGPYKEGTAANLIGGWLGGEPIRVKAVLLKQWIFAVRQAPAPFPEFAIEEMEEGKAQVTFVATDLRAIARWAMQFGDGIQVVEPQRLQDRIKQVGMAWAGKAAAAPSPAPDRSASDRPRRDHGHKEHRSEHRSERESRDREPREREAAPEPRRRPEPPRHIPEPPKPTVKAGKIEIRIDRL from the coding sequence ATGGCCCCACGAAAATCCACGAAGGTCGCAGCCGCCCCGGAAGCTGGTACGCCCGAAGCGGCCCCCGAACCCAAGACGGTCAAGCCCCGCACCCGCAAGGTGGCGGCCCCGGCCGAACCCGCGGCTCCCAAGGCGGCGCGCAAGTCCAAGGCCGCCGCGGCCCCCGCGCCGGAACCCGCCGCCGTCGAGCCCGAACCCGCCGTCCCGCCCGCGCCCGCTCCTGCCGCCGACCCGCTCACCGCCCCCGCCCGGGCCGTGCTCCAGGCCATCCAGGACGGCGTCGCGGTGGAACTGCTCTTCATCGACGCCGAGGCCAACCCCCCCCGCACCTTCGAGCCCCGCCAGCTGATCTTCGACGCCCTGGCCCGGCAGTGGTTCGTGTGGGGCTGGGACCGCCGGTACAATGCCGAGCGCCACCACCGCCTCGACCTCATCGCCCAGGTGGGCCCCGTGGAGGGCATGGGCCGCGCGGCCCAGGGCCCCTACAAGGAGGGCACCGCCGCCAACCTCATCGGCGGCTGGCTGGGAGGCGAGCCCATCCGCGTGAAGGCCGTGCTGCTCAAGCAGTGGATCTTCGCCGTGCGCCAGGCCCCCGCCCCCTTCCCCGAGTTCGCCATCGAGGAGATGGAGGAGGGCAAGGCCCAGGTGACCTTCGTGGCCACGGACCTGAGGGCCATCGCCCGCTGGGCCATGCAGTTTGGCGACGGCATCCAGGTGGTGGAACCCCAGCGCCTCCAGGACCGCATCAAGCAGGTGGGCATGGCCTGGGCCGGCAAGGCCGCCGCGGCCCCCTCCCCCGCCCCCGACCGCTCCGCCTCCGATCGCCCCCGCCGGGACCACGGCCACAAGGAGCACCGCTCCGAGCACCGGTCCGAAAGGGAGTCCCGGGACCGGGAGCCCCGGGAACGGGAAGCCGCCCCCGAACCCCGCCGCCGGCCCGAACCGCCCCGGCACATCCCCGAGCCCCCCAAGCCCACGGTGAAGGCCGGGAAGATCGAGATCCGCATCGACCGGCTGTAG
- a CDS encoding YbjQ family protein, whose translation MSTITLHQMPILTTFEPPPGTEIERIIGPCWGITVRSRSIVGTACAGCQQVFGGEITMLTELAGESRNEAMNRLELHSRQMGANAILGFRFDSGDLMQNTNEIVAYGTAVVLRPKPPGA comes from the coding sequence ATGTCCACCATCACCCTCCACCAGATGCCCATCCTCACCACCTTCGAGCCGCCCCCCGGCACGGAGATCGAGCGCATCATCGGTCCCTGCTGGGGGATCACCGTGCGCTCCCGCAGCATCGTCGGCACCGCCTGCGCGGGCTGCCAGCAGGTGTTCGGCGGGGAGATCACCATGCTCACGGAACTGGCCGGGGAATCCCGCAACGAGGCCATGAACCGCCTGGAGCTCCACTCGCGGCAGATGGGCGCCAACGCCATCCTGGGCTTCCGCTTCGATTCCGGGGACCTCATGCAGAACACCAACGAGATCGTGGCCTACGGCACCGCCGTGGTGCTGCGCCCCAAGCCGCCCGGAGCGTGA
- a CDS encoding YIP1 family protein encodes MNESTPPESLYGNVPVAPVAKAPTLLEQVVAVFTEPEALFKRLEATPVWGGALVLMTVLNTVVSVLWARKVDVDAMLRPMMEANPKIPAESIDNIIAMQGKMILPFSVLGGLLGLAIVSLVMALVYWVISSWTAEGRKPSYRQAFSATVVSGLVATPKFVLLGIICALKNIGGAKPDALSPTSLGFYLAPDSVKLHAFFNTMDLFTFASLFILFLAARHTMRLKVSGAALCVAVSALLMIALPVLGAR; translated from the coding sequence ATGAATGAATCCACCCCTCCCGAAAGCCTGTACGGCAACGTGCCCGTCGCTCCGGTCGCGAAGGCGCCCACCCTCCTGGAACAGGTGGTGGCGGTGTTCACGGAGCCCGAGGCGCTGTTCAAGCGCCTGGAGGCCACGCCCGTGTGGGGCGGGGCCCTGGTGCTCATGACGGTCCTCAATACCGTCGTGTCGGTCCTGTGGGCCCGCAAGGTGGACGTGGACGCCATGCTCCGGCCCATGATGGAGGCCAATCCCAAGATCCCCGCCGAATCCATCGACAATATCATCGCCATGCAGGGGAAGATGATCCTCCCCTTCAGCGTGCTGGGCGGGCTGCTGGGCCTGGCCATCGTCAGCCTGGTCATGGCCCTGGTGTACTGGGTCATCAGCTCCTGGACCGCCGAGGGGCGCAAGCCCAGCTACCGGCAGGCCTTCTCGGCCACGGTGGTCTCCGGCCTGGTGGCCACCCCCAAGTTCGTCCTCCTGGGCATCATCTGCGCCCTCAAGAACATCGGCGGCGCCAAGCCCGACGCCCTCTCCCCCACGTCCCTGGGCTTCTACCTGGCCCCGGACAGCGTGAAGCTGCACGCCTTCTTCAACACCATGGACCTCTTCACCTTCGCCTCCCTCTTCATCCTCTTCCTCGCGGCGAGGCACACCATGCGCCTGAAGGTGTCCGGGGCCGCCCTCTGCGTCGCGGTGTCGGCGCTGCTGATGATCGCCCTGCCGGTCCTGGGAGCCCGCTGA
- the rocD gene encoding ornithine--oxo-acid transaminase encodes MKVDPGFGRQLMEQEERYGIPDPRGLEQVFLRADGVYLWDLQGNRFMDFLGGDGAVSQGHNHTRIAASMVEQCLRLSLVTQGVRHARLPPYLEKLCTLTGFGAALPMNTGAEAVEVAIKAARRWAYRVKGVAPGRAEILVFTGNAHGQTTTLAGLSGDPDAADDFGPFGAGFRMAAFGDAVAAAEAVGPATCAILVEPIQGRAGLRIPPRGFLRSLRELCDRRGLLLLADEVQCGLGRTGKLFAFEHEGIRPDGAILGKALSGGFYPASAFLASREIMDLLTPGSHRSTFAGNPLACAVASAALDVLAEEHLVDRSAELGAYFLARLRSMECPRVREARGLGLWAALELREPAARAACEALAREGLLAQALGDSILALTPPLIITREQLDWSLERLERVLAH; translated from the coding sequence ATGAAAGTGGATCCAGGCTTTGGCCGTCAACTCATGGAGCAGGAGGAACGCTACGGGATCCCCGATCCCCGGGGCCTGGAGCAGGTGTTCCTGCGCGCGGACGGCGTCTACCTCTGGGACCTCCAGGGGAACCGCTTCATGGACTTCCTGGGCGGGGACGGCGCGGTGAGCCAGGGGCACAACCACACCCGCATCGCCGCCTCCATGGTGGAGCAGTGCCTGCGCCTCTCCCTCGTCACCCAGGGGGTGCGCCACGCGCGCCTGCCCCCCTATCTGGAGAAGCTCTGCACCCTCACGGGCTTCGGGGCCGCCCTGCCCATGAACACCGGGGCCGAGGCGGTGGAGGTGGCCATCAAGGCCGCGCGGCGGTGGGCGTACCGGGTGAAGGGCGTGGCCCCGGGCCGGGCGGAGATCCTCGTCTTCACGGGCAACGCCCACGGGCAGACCACGACCCTGGCGGGCCTTTCCGGCGACCCGGACGCGGCGGACGACTTCGGCCCCTTCGGTGCCGGTTTCCGCATGGCGGCCTTCGGGGATGCGGTGGCGGCCGCCGAGGCCGTGGGACCCGCCACCTGCGCCATCCTGGTGGAGCCCATCCAGGGCCGGGCCGGGCTGCGGATCCCCCCCAGGGGCTTCCTGCGGAGCCTCCGGGAACTCTGCGACCGCCGCGGGCTCCTGCTCCTGGCGGACGAGGTGCAGTGCGGGTTGGGTCGCACGGGCAAGCTCTTCGCCTTCGAGCACGAAGGCATCCGCCCCGACGGGGCCATCCTCGGCAAGGCCCTGTCCGGGGGCTTCTATCCCGCCAGCGCCTTCCTGGCCTCCCGGGAAATCATGGACCTGCTCACTCCCGGATCCCACCGTTCCACCTTCGCGGGCAACCCCCTGGCCTGCGCCGTGGCTTCCGCCGCCCTGGACGTGCTCGCCGAGGAACACCTGGTGGACCGCTCCGCCGAACTGGGCGCCTACTTCCTGGCGCGCCTGCGTTCCATGGAATGCCCCCGGGTGCGCGAGGCCCGGGGCCTGGGCCTCTGGGCCGCCCTGGAACTGCGGGAGCCCGCCGCCCGCGCCGCCTGCGAGGCCCTGGCCCGGGAGGGCCTCCTGGCCCAGGCCCTGGGCGATTCCATTCTCGCCCTCACCCCCCCCCTGATCATCACCCGCGAGCAGTTGGACTGGTCCCTGGAGCGCCTGGAGCGGGTCCTGGCCCACTAG